Proteins from one Loktanella sp. M215 genomic window:
- a CDS encoding flagellin, which yields MSSILTNNGAMVALQTLKSINSDLGKTQSMISTGKAVGSAKDNSAVWAISKVMESDVKGFKAISESLSLGQSTVSVARNGAEKITDLLNDIKSKVIAANEENFDGDKLQADLSALRDQISSITGAAQLNGLNLLDNKAVGANTAATVKAKGSGDVLITSSLDRKSDGSVSTSTITAGKQDLGLQTATAGTGTDLAATAMVATAATAALGSTGTITIAGDTATAARVGNKVLAGDGYKLSGASFGLSADISYVARDGDTVTDIAKAMEANLAFQAKKDNVAITVARTGAVITFTNNTGTATTAPTVTTTTGGKAGGGLELLSKVDVSTLDGAKAALAAFESLAQTAIDAAASFGSAEGRIEIQSNFISSLSDSLKSGIGALVDANMEEASARLQALQVQQQLGVQSLSIANQAPQSILSLFR from the coding sequence ATGTCCAGCATTCTGACCAACAACGGCGCAATGGTTGCGCTGCAAACCCTGAAGTCCATCAACAGCGATCTGGGCAAGACCCAGTCGATGATTTCCACCGGCAAGGCCGTCGGCAGCGCCAAGGACAACTCCGCCGTCTGGGCCATCTCCAAGGTCATGGAATCCGACGTCAAAGGCTTCAAGGCCATCTCGGAAAGCCTGTCCTTGGGGCAGTCCACCGTGTCGGTCGCCCGCAACGGTGCGGAAAAGATCACCGACCTTCTGAACGACATCAAGAGCAAGGTCATCGCCGCGAACGAGGAAAACTTCGACGGCGACAAGCTGCAGGCCGACCTCAGCGCGCTGCGTGACCAGATCAGCAGCATCACCGGCGCGGCCCAGCTGAACGGCCTGAACCTGCTGGATAACAAGGCCGTCGGCGCCAATACCGCCGCCACCGTCAAGGCCAAGGGCAGCGGTGACGTGTTGATCACCTCGTCGCTGGACCGCAAGTCGGACGGGTCTGTGTCGACCTCGACCATTACGGCTGGCAAGCAGGATCTTGGGCTGCAAACAGCCACGGCCGGCACGGGGACCGACCTTGCCGCCACTGCGATGGTGGCGACGGCCGCGACCGCCGCTCTGGGCTCGACAGGCACGATCACCATCGCAGGCGATACGGCGACCGCTGCACGTGTGGGCAACAAAGTGCTGGCCGGCGACGGCTACAAGCTGTCGGGGGCATCGTTCGGCCTGAGCGCGGACATCAGCTATGTCGCCCGCGACGGCGACACGGTCACCGACATCGCCAAAGCCATGGAAGCCAACCTCGCCTTCCAGGCCAAGAAGGACAACGTGGCGATCACGGTGGCCCGCACCGGTGCGGTCATCACCTTTACCAACAACACGGGGACCGCGACAACGGCACCGACCGTGACGACGACGACAGGCGGCAAAGCGGGCGGTGGCCTCGAACTGCTCAGCAAGGTCGATGTGTCGACCCTTGACGGTGCCAAGGCCGCGCTGGCCGCCTTCGAAAGCCTGGCACAGACGGCGATTGACGCAGCCGCGTCCTTCGGTTCCGCCGAAGGCCGGATCGAAATCCAGAGCAACTTCATCTCGTCCCTGTCCGACAGCCTGAAGTCCGGCATCGGCGCTCTGGTGGATGCGAACATGGAAGAAGCCTCTGCCCGTCTGCAGGCCCTGCAGGTGCAGCAGCAGCTGGGCGTTCAGTCGCTGTCGATCGCCAACCAGGCGCCGCAGTCGATCCTGTCGCTGTTCCGCTAA
- a CDS encoding flagellar protein FlgN, translating to MHKTAETALLALLGEERAALRRGDLADLPDLAARKGAFIDDMLSHPQPPRLIDQIARDLQRNAALLAAARDGVAAAQSRLGALRAVRNGLSVYTADGDRTTVARRPGALEHKA from the coding sequence ATGCATAAGACGGCCGAAACCGCGTTGCTCGCCCTTCTTGGCGAAGAGCGGGCGGCCCTGCGCCGGGGTGATCTGGCCGACCTGCCCGACCTCGCTGCGCGCAAGGGCGCCTTTATCGACGATATGCTGTCACATCCACAGCCCCCGCGGCTGATCGATCAGATCGCACGGGACCTGCAACGCAACGCGGCCCTGCTGGCGGCCGCACGGGACGGCGTCGCTGCGGCGCAGTCGCGTCTTGGCGCGCTGCGCGCCGTGCGCAACGGGTTGAGCGTCTATACCGCCGACGGCGATCGCACGACGGTCGCCCGTCGTCCCGGCGCGCTCGAGCACAAGGCCTGA
- a CDS encoding rod-binding protein, translating into MTPIPVMPAVVPPQARPLPLTDDARLLAAAQKLEATFLSEMLKSAGFDAARGAFSGGEGEDSFASFLRDAQAEDMVAAGGIGLAESLFNAMKTRAHA; encoded by the coding sequence ATGACACCGATTCCCGTGATGCCTGCCGTCGTGCCGCCGCAGGCCCGACCGCTTCCCCTGACGGACGACGCACGGCTTCTGGCCGCGGCCCAGAAGCTGGAAGCAACCTTTCTGTCCGAAATGCTGAAATCTGCGGGATTCGACGCCGCGCGCGGTGCCTTCAGCGGCGGCGAAGGCGAGGACAGCTTTGCGTCGTTTCTGCGCGATGCCCAAGCCGAAGACATGGTAGCGGCTGGCGGAATCGGTCTGGCCGAATCACTGTTCAACGCAATGAAAACGCGCGCCCATGCATAA
- a CDS encoding flagellar hook-length control protein FliK, with amino-acid sequence MPSLPRPDHPPTVEPIVRPGPAQLPHESFETALANLQKKGGAAPRLPALAETETAEIDSDAPEAGDADEAVDPPEAEVTDTLVDPVMDVAFVVVVPARPAAAVAAPVDVSRAVTPGPAPLIANARDAVTSPVRDGGIVAHAHLEAPPSAIAPPVAPQMPASGVETAPVVPAAAMGIPAVARPPITVPEDRTPAAATDPAPTSSVDAGSVSRVAINVARGAVIDRSAATSHAAKADDGPRSDRSRGSSIGRAAPVVANGPAPIVPPTPPSLPISSRPTISAVDPAEPIATPGGLATIAGPEAAVLSVASAGSPLVTARSDMGSARPQTPLLAQHVAQQLSVALHRQAGGATDIALDPVELGRVRMTVTAHDQTITMVVVADRPETADLMRRHVDVLQQEFRGLGYTSVNLTFERGQDRPATPSQDGPKAGGAYADTAPDDAPSTTAATAGVARRAADGSLDLRL; translated from the coding sequence ATGCCATCCCTCCCCCGGCCGGATCATCCGCCGACCGTGGAGCCGATTGTGCGGCCCGGTCCCGCCCAGTTGCCGCACGAGAGCTTCGAGACCGCACTCGCGAACCTGCAGAAGAAAGGCGGTGCAGCGCCACGTTTGCCTGCCCTGGCCGAAACCGAAACCGCCGAGATCGACAGCGACGCTCCCGAGGCTGGGGATGCGGACGAAGCGGTCGATCCTCCCGAGGCCGAGGTGACAGACACTCTCGTCGATCCGGTGATGGACGTGGCTTTTGTCGTGGTCGTGCCTGCACGGCCCGCAGCTGCGGTGGCGGCTCCGGTTGATGTGTCACGCGCCGTCACGCCGGGTCCCGCACCATTGATCGCGAATGCGCGCGATGCCGTGACGTCCCCTGTCCGCGACGGCGGGATTGTCGCGCATGCACATCTCGAGGCTCCGCCAAGCGCGATTGCGCCACCCGTCGCACCGCAGATGCCGGCATCCGGTGTCGAAACGGCCCCGGTTGTCCCGGCGGCCGCCATGGGCATTCCGGCGGTGGCGCGCCCGCCGATCACCGTGCCCGAGGACCGCACGCCTGCCGCCGCGACGGATCCGGCGCCGACGTCCAGCGTCGATGCGGGCTCTGTATCGCGTGTTGCCATCAATGTGGCGCGCGGTGCAGTCATTGATCGAAGCGCCGCCACAAGTCACGCTGCCAAAGCTGACGACGGCCCGCGGAGCGACAGATCGCGCGGGAGCAGCATCGGCCGCGCGGCACCTGTGGTCGCAAACGGTCCGGCGCCGATCGTTCCGCCGACGCCGCCATCCCTGCCGATCAGCAGCAGGCCCACCATCAGCGCGGTCGACCCGGCAGAGCCGATTGCGACACCCGGGGGCCTCGCGACGATTGCGGGGCCCGAGGCGGCGGTCCTGTCGGTCGCCTCTGCCGGTTCGCCGCTGGTGACGGCCCGGTCCGACATGGGATCTGCGCGGCCACAGACGCCTTTGCTGGCGCAGCATGTCGCGCAACAACTCTCCGTGGCTCTGCACAGGCAAGCGGGAGGAGCGACGGATATCGCGCTGGATCCGGTCGAACTGGGGCGCGTCCGCATGACGGTGACGGCCCACGATCAGACGATCACGATGGTCGTGGTGGCCGACCGGCCCGAAACTGCGGATCTGATGCGCCGCCACGTCGATGTCCTGCAACAGGAATTTCGGGGGCTGGGATATACCTCGGTCAATCTGACGTTCGAACGGGGTCAGGACAGACCGGCCACCCCGTCGCAGGACGGACCAAAGGCCGGGGGGGCCTACGCCGACACGGCCCCGGATGATGCGCCTTCAACCACCGCCGCCACGGCCGGTGTCGCCCGTCGGGCGGCGGACGGCAGCCTTGATTTACGCCTTTAG
- a CDS encoding flagellar hook capping FlgD N-terminal domain-containing protein, which translates to MTTITPTQTQTSPVTAANATAMTGGNSNISADFETFLKMLTVQMQNQDPLNPVDSSDYATQLATFSGVEQQVQTNDLLRALTGQMNTGGLMQLAGWVGMDARAPVPAYFDGAPVTVVPNVQRGADAAQLVVRDADGIEIQRLTIATDNAPVTWAGVTTDGAPLPRGFYAFDTVSLAAGEVVAEAPSEIYARVTEVQVTGGVNTLILAGGKSVPASQVTAVREAS; encoded by the coding sequence ATGACAACGATCACACCAACGCAGACACAGACATCGCCCGTCACCGCCGCGAATGCGACAGCGATGACGGGGGGCAACAGCAACATCAGCGCCGACTTCGAGACGTTCCTGAAGATGCTGACGGTCCAGATGCAGAATCAAGATCCGCTCAATCCGGTCGATTCGTCCGACTATGCGACCCAGCTCGCGACCTTCTCTGGCGTCGAGCAGCAGGTGCAGACGAACGATCTGCTGCGCGCCTTGACGGGACAGATGAACACCGGCGGGTTGATGCAGCTGGCCGGATGGGTCGGCATGGACGCGCGCGCGCCAGTACCGGCCTATTTCGACGGGGCGCCGGTGACCGTGGTGCCGAATGTCCAGCGCGGGGCGGATGCGGCGCAGCTGGTCGTGCGCGACGCCGACGGGATCGAGATCCAGCGCCTGACCATCGCAACCGACAATGCGCCGGTCACATGGGCGGGGGTGACCACAGATGGTGCGCCCCTGCCGCGGGGATTCTATGCCTTTGACACGGTCAGCCTCGCCGCAGGAGAGGTCGTGGCCGAGGCGCCATCTGAAATCTACGCCCGCGTGACCGAGGTGCAGGTCACGGGTGGCGTGAATACGCTGATTCTGGCGGGTGGCAAAAGTGTGCCCGCATCCCAGGTCACGGCGGTGCGAGAGGCGTCCTAG
- the ubiB gene encoding 2-polyprenylphenol 6-hydroxylase, with translation MRGPHNIIRLIRTGATLERTGAMAVIMDAVEAPPLLRAVLRGVVWPFKWLGYKGDPTVPPAPRALTALGPAYIKFGQVLSTRPDVVGDEMAVQLRVLQDKLPPFPIAEAKAEVQRELGLPVDQIFSSFSEPVAAASLAQVHKAHLADTGEAVAVKILRPGIERAFRRDIDAFYFAAKVIEVLSPSSRRLRPMEVITHFEGVVMGELDLRLESSAAAEFAANTAKDEGFQVPSIRWHLSGRRVMTLDWVEGISAGDNAAIDAAGLDRRVLAARVLQLFLSHALRDGYFHGDMHQGNLKIGANGDIIAYDFGIMGRIDEYTRRVYAEILFGFIRKDYQRVAEVHFEAGYVPAHKDVDEFARALRAVGEPIFGMDASRISMARLLSYLFEVTERFGMETRTELILLQRTMVVVEGVARSMDPHMNIWQVAQPIVTDYVSKSIGPRALLNDLRKAALVLARFGPQLPRLAEDALIRLNNPPPPPRPQRRRARLSWMALGGVIVGAAWFVQALV, from the coding sequence GTGCGCGGACCCCACAATATCATCCGCCTGATCCGGACCGGTGCGACGCTGGAACGCACCGGCGCCATGGCCGTCATCATGGACGCGGTCGAGGCGCCGCCGCTGTTGCGGGCCGTGCTGCGCGGCGTGGTCTGGCCGTTCAAGTGGCTCGGTTACAAGGGCGATCCCACCGTGCCGCCAGCGCCCCGCGCGCTGACGGCGCTGGGTCCCGCCTACATCAAGTTCGGGCAGGTCCTGTCCACCCGGCCCGACGTGGTGGGCGACGAGATGGCGGTGCAGTTGCGGGTTCTGCAGGACAAGCTGCCGCCCTTTCCGATCGCGGAGGCCAAGGCCGAGGTGCAGCGCGAACTGGGCCTGCCCGTCGACCAGATCTTTTCCAGCTTTTCCGAACCCGTTGCCGCCGCCTCGCTGGCGCAGGTCCACAAGGCGCATCTGGCCGACACCGGCGAGGCGGTCGCCGTCAAGATCCTGCGCCCCGGCATCGAACGGGCGTTCCGGCGCGACATCGACGCCTTCTATTTCGCGGCCAAGGTGATCGAGGTGCTGTCGCCCTCGTCCCGCCGCCTGCGCCCGATGGAGGTCATCACCCACTTTGAAGGCGTGGTGATGGGAGAGTTGGACCTGCGGCTGGAAAGTTCTGCCGCCGCCGAATTCGCGGCGAATACGGCGAAGGACGAAGGGTTCCAGGTGCCGTCCATCCGCTGGCACCTCTCGGGCCGCCGCGTGATGACGCTGGACTGGGTCGAAGGGATCAGCGCCGGCGACAACGCCGCCATCGACGCCGCTGGCCTAGACCGACGGGTGCTGGCGGCGCGCGTGCTGCAGTTGTTCCTGTCGCACGCCCTGCGCGACGGCTATTTCCACGGCGACATGCATCAGGGCAACCTCAAGATCGGGGCCAACGGCGACATCATCGCCTATGACTTTGGCATCATGGGGCGGATCGACGAATATACCCGTCGCGTTTACGCCGAGATCCTGTTCGGTTTTATCCGCAAGGATTATCAACGGGTTGCCGAGGTTCATTTCGAGGCAGGCTACGTCCCCGCCCACAAGGACGTCGACGAATTCGCCCGCGCCCTGCGCGCGGTCGGAGAGCCGATCTTTGGCATGGATGCCAGCCGCATCTCGATGGCACGGCTTTTGTCCTATCTCTTCGAGGTGACGGAGCGATTCGGGATGGAGACCCGCACCGAGCTGATCCTGCTGCAACGCACCATGGTCGTGGTCGAAGGTGTCGCGCGGTCGATGGACCCGCACATGAACATCTGGCAGGTCGCACAGCCCATCGTGACCGACTATGTCAGCAAATCCATCGGCCCCCGCGCCCTGCTGAACGACCTGCGCAAGGCAGCGCTGGTACTGGCGCGGTTCGGTCCGCAACTGCCCCGGCTGGCAGAAGATGCGCTGATCCGCCTGAACAACCCGCCACCGCCGCCCCGGCCGCAGCGCCGCCGCGCGCGGCTGTCGTGGATGGCGCTGGGTGGCGTGATCGTGGGGGCCGCCTGGTTCGTGCAGGCGCTGGTCTAG
- the ubiE gene encoding bifunctional demethylmenaquinone methyltransferase/2-methoxy-6-polyprenyl-1,4-benzoquinol methylase UbiE: protein MTDSDKTTHFGFETVREEDKAGRVRGVFSSVASKYDIMNDVMSGGVHRLWKDAMMDWLAPRAGQKLLDVAGGTGDIAFRFLKRAGSGHATVLDLTEPMLIAGRKRAEAERMHDQLDWVVGDAMALPFPDNTFDVYTISFGIRNVTRPQEALNEAFRVLRPGGRLMVLEFSQLPNPLMQKAYDAYSFNVIPRMGQLIANDRDSYQYLVESIRNFPDQDTFLGMVRAAGFDNAKYRNMTMGVAALHSGWKL, encoded by the coding sequence ATGACCGACAGCGACAAGACCACCCACTTCGGCTTCGAGACCGTGCGGGAAGAGGACAAGGCGGGCCGCGTCCGTGGCGTCTTTTCCTCGGTCGCCAGCAAATACGACATCATGAACGACGTGATGTCCGGCGGCGTCCACCGGTTGTGGAAAGACGCGATGATGGACTGGCTGGCGCCGCGCGCGGGGCAAAAGCTGCTGGATGTGGCGGGCGGCACCGGCGATATCGCGTTCCGCTTTCTGAAACGGGCGGGATCGGGCCACGCCACCGTGCTGGACTTGACCGAACCGATGCTGATCGCCGGCCGCAAGCGGGCCGAGGCAGAGCGGATGCACGACCAGCTGGACTGGGTCGTGGGCGACGCGATGGCGCTGCCGTTCCCCGACAACACCTTTGACGTCTATACGATCAGCTTCGGCATCCGGAACGTGACCCGCCCGCAAGAGGCCCTGAACGAGGCCTTCCGCGTGCTGCGGCCCGGCGGCCGGCTGATGGTGCTGGAGTTCAGCCAGCTGCCCAACCCCCTGATGCAGAAGGCCTACGACGCCTATTCGTTCAACGTGATCCCGCGCATGGGGCAGCTGATCGCGAACGACCGCGACAGCTATCAATACCTCGTCGAATCGATCCGGAATTTCCCCGATCAGGACACCTTCCTTGGCATGGTGCGCGCGGCGGGCTTCGACAATGCCAAGTACCGCAACATGACGATGGGCGTGGCGGCACTACACTCCGGCTGGAAGCTGTAA
- the mutM gene encoding bifunctional DNA-formamidopyrimidine glycosylase/DNA-(apurinic or apyrimidinic site) lyase — MPELPEVETVRRGLAPVMEGQRITRAEVNRPDLRWPFPDRMADRLTGALIERLRRRSKYILADLDTGETLLIHLGMSGRMLISGAMLGDFHHDHPAPAKHDHVVLHMGQGARITFNDARRFGAMDLMGTLDADAHWLMRDLGPEPFANDFNEDYLVARLRGRNTPIKSALLDQRIVAGLGNIYVCEVLHRARIHPARKAGRIAAARIAGLVPLIRQVLDEAIAAGGSSLRDYRQADGELGYFQHGFAVYGREGQPCVTPGCPGTIARIVQSGRSSFFCPQCQR, encoded by the coding sequence ATGCCCGAATTGCCAGAGGTCGAGACAGTGCGTCGCGGGCTGGCCCCCGTGATGGAAGGGCAGCGGATCACGCGGGCCGAGGTCAACCGCCCCGACCTGCGCTGGCCCTTTCCCGACCGCATGGCCGACCGTTTGACGGGCGCGCTGATCGAACGGCTGCGGCGGCGGTCGAAGTATATTCTGGCCGATCTGGATACGGGAGAGACGCTGCTGATCCACCTCGGCATGTCGGGGCGGATGCTGATTTCGGGCGCCATGCTGGGTGATTTCCACCACGATCACCCGGCACCTGCCAAGCACGATCATGTTGTGCTGCACATGGGGCAGGGGGCGCGGATCACCTTCAACGATGCACGCCGCTTTGGCGCGATGGACCTCATGGGCACGCTGGACGCGGATGCGCACTGGCTGATGCGCGATCTGGGGCCGGAACCCTTTGCCAATGATTTCAACGAGGATTACCTTGTCGCGCGATTGCGCGGACGCAATACGCCGATCAAATCCGCCTTGCTGGACCAGCGGATCGTGGCGGGCCTTGGCAATATCTACGTCTGCGAGGTGCTGCACCGCGCCCGTATCCATCCCGCCCGCAAGGCCGGCCGCATTGCCGCCGCGCGTATCGCCGGGCTGGTCCCCCTGATCCGTCAGGTGCTGGATGAGGCCATCGCCGCCGGCGGATCCTCCTTGCGCGATTACAGGCAGGCCGATGGCGAACTGGGCTACTTTCAGCACGGATTCGCGGTCTACGGCCGCGAGGGTCAACCCTGCGTCACCCCCGGTTGCCCCGGCACCATCGCGCGGATCGTGCAATCCGGGCGGTCGTCGTTCTTTTGCCCACAGTGTCAAAGATAG
- a CDS encoding enoyl-CoA hydratase-related protein produces the protein MAYETIIVDTSDDIAVIRLNRPDALNALNQKLLGELCTALEDADASDKVRCIIMTGSEKAFAAGADITEMADKTFVEMTTQAFFQEPARRIEAIRKPIIAAVSGYALGGGCELAMMCDFIIASDTAKFGQPEINLGVIAGMGGTQRLARYVGKSKAMDMNLTGRFMDAEEALASGLVSRVVPAKKLMDEAQGAAQKIAAKSMLAAMAAKDTVNRAFETTLAEGLNYERRSFYGLFATQDQKEGMAAFQEKREAQFRDK, from the coding sequence ATGGCCTACGAGACCATCATCGTCGACACCTCCGACGATATCGCCGTGATCCGGCTGAACCGGCCCGACGCCCTGAATGCCCTGAACCAGAAGCTGCTGGGCGAGCTTTGCACGGCGCTGGAGGACGCGGATGCCTCCGACAAGGTGCGCTGCATCATCATGACCGGGTCCGAAAAGGCCTTTGCCGCCGGGGCCGATATCACGGAAATGGCCGACAAGACCTTTGTCGAGATGACGACGCAGGCGTTCTTTCAAGAACCCGCCCGCCGGATCGAGGCGATCCGCAAGCCGATCATCGCCGCCGTGTCCGGCTATGCGCTGGGCGGCGGGTGCGAGCTTGCGATGATGTGCGATTTCATCATCGCCTCCGACACCGCCAAGTTCGGCCAGCCCGAAATCAACCTGGGCGTCATCGCCGGCATGGGCGGCACGCAGCGGCTGGCCCGCTATGTCGGCAAGTCCAAGGCGATGGACATGAACCTGACGGGCCGCTTCATGGACGCCGAAGAGGCGCTGGCCTCCGGCCTCGTCAGCCGCGTCGTCCCGGCCAAGAAGCTGATGGACGAGGCACAGGGGGCCGCGCAAAAGATCGCGGCCAAGTCGATGCTGGCGGCGATGGCGGCCAAGGACACGGTCAACCGCGCGTTCGAGACGACGCTGGCCGAGGGCCTGAATTACGAACGCCGCAGCTTTTACGGCCTCTTCGCGACGCAGGACCAGAAAGAGGGCATGGCGGCCTTTCAGGAAAAGCGCGAAGCGCAGTTCCGCGACAAGTAA
- the rpsT gene encoding 30S ribosomal protein S20 — translation MANSPQSKKRAKQNEARFAVNKMRRSRIRTFLRSVEEAIAAGDQTAAAAALKAAQPELMRGVSKGVVHKNTAARKMSRLSSRVKALA, via the coding sequence ATGGCAAACAGCCCCCAGTCCAAAAAACGCGCAAAGCAGAACGAAGCCCGCTTTGCCGTCAACAAGATGCGCCGCTCGCGCATCCGCACCTTCCTGCGCTCTGTCGAAGAGGCGATTGCCGCCGGCGACCAGACCGCCGCTGCCGCAGCCCTGAAGGCCGCACAGCCCGAATTGATGCGTGGCGTCAGCAAGGGTGTCGTCCACAAGAACACCGCAGCGCGCAAGATGTCGCGCCTGTCCAGCCGCGTCAAAGCGCTGGCCTGA
- the dnaA gene encoding chromosomal replication initiator protein DnaA, with amino-acid sequence MSDDVWGHVLADLEKEMSKAKFQSWIASLSFSGIENRTARFEVPTTFIGNYVDQHFSDQIVYGFNRAGSAVERLRFEVCATRREPTMPQPVAATAAKAATSDFGDHQDPLGLPIDPQLTFDTFVVGKPNELAHAAARRVAEGGPVTFNPLFLYSGVGLGKTHLMHAIANELARRQPELRVLYMSAERFMYRFITSLRERKMMEFKHALRSVDILMVDDVQFMGGKDSTQEEFFHTFNALVDARKQVIISGDRAPGEIKEMEDRMRSRLQCGLVVDLHPTDFELRLGVLQSKVERQQEIYPGLKIAPGVLEYLAHKITSNVRVLEGALVRLFAHASLVGRDIDLEQAQDCLSDILRANDRKVSVEEIQRKVSEYYNIRLSDMVGPKRVRSFARPRQVAMFLSKTLTSRSLPDIGRRFGKRDHTTVMHGVKRIEELRQTDSQIADDLDILRRALEQ; translated from the coding sequence ATGAGCGATGACGTGTGGGGGCATGTACTGGCGGATCTGGAAAAGGAGATGAGCAAGGCCAAATTTCAAAGCTGGATTGCATCCTTAAGTTTTTCCGGCATCGAGAACCGGACCGCCCGGTTCGAGGTTCCGACGACCTTCATCGGCAATTACGTCGATCAGCATTTCAGCGACCAGATCGTCTATGGTTTCAACCGCGCGGGCAGCGCTGTCGAACGCCTGCGGTTCGAGGTCTGTGCCACCCGGCGTGAACCGACCATGCCGCAGCCGGTCGCCGCAACGGCGGCCAAGGCTGCAACCTCTGATTTCGGCGATCATCAGGACCCGCTGGGCCTGCCGATCGACCCCCAGCTGACCTTTGACACTTTCGTCGTGGGCAAGCCGAACGAGCTGGCCCATGCCGCCGCCCGCCGCGTGGCCGAAGGCGGCCCGGTGACCTTCAACCCGCTGTTTCTGTATTCCGGCGTCGGTCTGGGCAAGACCCACCTGATGCACGCGATCGCCAACGAACTGGCCCGGCGCCAGCCCGAATTACGCGTGCTCTACATGTCTGCCGAACGGTTCATGTACCGCTTCATCACGTCGCTGCGCGAACGCAAGATGATGGAATTCAAGCACGCCCTGCGGTCCGTCGACATCCTGATGGTCGACGACGTGCAGTTCATGGGCGGCAAGGATTCCACGCAAGAGGAATTCTTTCACACCTTCAACGCGCTCGTCGATGCCCGCAAACAGGTCATCATTTCCGGCGACCGCGCACCGGGCGAGATCAAGGAGATGGAAGACCGCATGCGGTCCCGTCTGCAGTGCGGTCTGGTCGTGGACCTCCACCCCACCGATTTTGAACTGCGCCTTGGCGTCTTGCAGTCCAAGGTCGAGCGTCAGCAGGAAATCTATCCGGGGCTCAAGATCGCGCCGGGCGTGCTGGAATACCTCGCGCACAAGATCACCAGCAACGTCCGCGTGCTGGAAGGCGCGCTGGTCCGCCTCTTTGCCCACGCCAGTCTGGTCGGGCGCGACATCGACCTGGAACAGGCGCAGGACTGCCTGTCGGACATCCTGCGGGCCAATGACCGCAAGGTCAGCGTCGAGGAAATCCAGCGCAAGGTCAGCGAGTATTACAACATCCGCCTGTCCGACATGGTCGGCCCCAAGCGGGTCCGCAGCTTTGCCCGGCCCCGTCAGGTCGCGATGTTCCTGTCCAAGACCCTGACCAGCCGGTCGCTGCCTGACATCGGCCGCCGTTTCGGCAAGCGTGACCACACCACGGTCATGCACGGCGTCAAGCGGATCGAGGAGTTGCGCCAGACCGACAGCCAGATCGCCGACGATCTGGACATCCTGCGGCGCGCGCTGGAACAGTAA